The Astyanax mexicanus isolate ESR-SI-001 chromosome 7, AstMex3_surface, whole genome shotgun sequence genome has a window encoding:
- the LOC111195988 gene encoding uncharacterized protein LOC111195988 — protein MKHIHRFAQGLRLRQVDMVEEGLCGSSATITKLTQKLKGVCVNAIRKMKRQKKMQIGGGRTYVVLDESKFCHKRKYARGRFGNTWRRKAWVFGMMEIKRNRRRPLLKVVKRRTAAKLIPVIQKYVRCGTTVISDEWPAYKQLGQHGYIHYQVNHKRFFVHPQTGAHTQHIERAWRTFKNEVYRYRGNLTKKSLKDQLAFIEWNYWRGKSHPRGVLGCLFEDIGLKYQV, from the exons ATGAAACACATTCACAG ATTTGCCCAAGGACTGCGGCTCCGGCAGGTAGACATGGTTGAGGAGGGACTTTGTGGTAGTAGTGCTACAATTACAAAATTAACCCAGAAGCTTAAAGGAGTGTGTGTCAATGCTATTCGCAAAATGAAGAGGCAAAAGAAGATGCAAATTGGTGGAGGAAGAACATATGTTGTTCTTGATGAAAGCAAGTTTTGCCACAAACGGAAG TATGCACGTGGCCGTTTTGGAAACACCTGGCGAAGAAAAGCATGGGTGTTTGGCATGATGGAAATAAAGCGGAATCGCAGGAGACCCCTCCTAAAGGTGGTTAAGAGAAGAACAGCTGCAAAGTTGATTCCTGTTATTCAGAAATATGTGCGTTGTGGAACCACTGTGATCAGTGATGAATGGCCAGCTTATAAACAACTAGGACAACACGGTTACATTCATTATCAGGTCAATCACAAACGCTTCTTTGTACATCCACAAACAggagcacacacacaacacattgaGCGAGCATGGAGAACATTCAAGAACGAAGTGTACCGTTACAGGGGTAACTTGACAAAAAAATCATTGAAAGACCAACTTGCATTCATTGAATGGAATTACTGGAGGGGAAAATCACATCCAAGAGGTGTCCTTGGATGTCTCTTTGAAGACATTGGACTGAAGTATCAGGTGTAA
- the LOC125802958 gene encoding coiled-coil domain-containing protein 106-like — protein MPNTRRGRRRAQDKQQGDAEGEIVEVSPSAPVTPRLNVAPTAAAMVEKLKEENRLLKEERDFLREQLKDTLSSKQTVSGAKRKLCARKDDEDYSSDTEDSSTSDSSDSSASSKSRKRKLKRKPKSRKHKGWKEKDDFARRVQTPLEVLQRYKTILRSFQRTKSVSRSCERSNIDRNTIALTAIIAELQIVATPELQIPEFQGGTLQQYAQRCKEYLDSNPNLALKIEEMKKKHSLLPIKYKFRKADN, from the exons ATGCCAAACACAAGACGTGGACGGCGCAGAGCTCAGGATAAACAGCAAGGTGATGCTGAAGGTGAAATAGTTGAAG taagtcCATCTGCCCCAGTAACACCCCGCTTAAATGTTGCACCAACTGCTGCAGCAATGGTGGAAAAACTGAAAGAGGAAAACAGACTTTTGAAAGAGGAGCGGGACTTTCTTCGAGAGCAACTAAAGGACACCCTTAGCTCCAAACAGACAG TTTCAGGAGCAAAACGAAAGCTGTGTGCAAGGAAGGATGATGAAGATTACAGCTCAGACACAGAGGACAGCTCAACGTCCGATTCGTCCGATTCATCTGCATCTTCAAAGAGCAGAAAAAGAAAACTCAAGCGCAAGCCCAAAAGTAGAAAGCACAAAGGTTGGAAGGAGAAAGATGACTTTGCACGGAGAG TCCAAACCCCGTTGGAGGTATTACAACGGTACAAGACCATTTTGAGGTCATTCCAGAGAACCAAGAGTGTTTCCCGAAGCTGTGAGAGAAGCAACATCGACCGAAACACAATCGCTCTCACTGCCATCATAGCTGAGCTACAGATTGTTGCCACACCAGAACTCCAAATCCCTGAGTTTCAAGGTGGTACTCTGCAACAATATGCACAAAGGTGCAAAGAATATTTGGATTCAAATCCAAATCTTGCGCTAAAAAttgaagaaatgaaaaagaagCACAGTCTGTTGCCCATAAAGTACAAATTTAGAAAAGCAGACAATTAA